The proteins below are encoded in one region of Castor canadensis chromosome 6, mCasCan1.hap1v2, whole genome shotgun sequence:
- the Gapt gene encoding protein GAPT: MLESCGNTSVAISVGIALLVLLVVCGIGCIWHWKQHNATQFILPRFLQRRNSRRKDCKKTLCLVPHIIGSRLKTPVETQGRKSAVKGTRMPSNYENMEVGPPKAKEEMERELYENTQSSNFEEHIYGNETCSLYYNFQKPKTSPAPQDEDIYILPDAC; this comes from the coding sequence ATGCTGGAAAGCTGTGGAAACACATCAGTGGCCATTTCTGTAGGCATTGCCCTTCTTGTGCTTTTGGTAGTCTGTGGAATTGGCTGTATTTGGCACTGGAAACAGCACAATGCCACACAGTTTATCTTACCGAGGTTTTTGCAAAGGagaaacagcagaaggaaagaCTGTAAGAAAACTCTCTGCTTGGTTCCTCACATTATTGGCTCAAGGCTTAAAACTCCAGTTGAAACCCAAGGCCGTAAATCTGCTGTCAAGGGAACCAGAATGCCCAGCAATTATGAAAATATGGAAGTAGGCCCTCCCAAAgctaaagaagaaatggaaagggaGCTATATGAAAACACTCAGTCATCCAACTTCGAGGAGCATATCTACGGAAATGAGACATGCTCTCTCTATTATAATTTCCAGAAGCCTAAAACTTCTCCAGCTCCTCAAGACGAAGATATATACATTCTACCTGATGCGTGTTAG